The following coding sequences are from one Pedosphaera parvula Ellin514 window:
- the ispH gene encoding 4-hydroxy-3-methylbut-2-enyl diphosphate reductase, with protein sequence MNIIRAEHMGMCFGVRDAITLATKETASTPLTILGDLVHNETVLSNLRAHGIKFEQEIEAVTTDSVMITAHGASEKSINEIKARGLKVLEATCPLVHFAHRSVAELARDGYHPVIIGKRDHVEVRGLTGDLKAFDVVLSEADIENLQERARFGIAAQTTQPIEKVQRLVGIVRKKFPNSEVRFVDTVCRPTKQRQFAAVELAQKSDVVVVVGGAHSNNTHELVKTCGRYCPRVHHVQFANDLRSEWFENAGIVGITAGTSTPDSTINEVEQALRQLADNVCNRN encoded by the coding sequence ATGAATATTATTCGAGCTGAACATATGGGCATGTGCTTTGGTGTGCGAGATGCCATTACGCTTGCCACGAAGGAAACTGCGTCCACACCGCTTACCATTCTCGGTGATTTGGTCCATAATGAAACCGTGCTTTCCAATCTCCGGGCACACGGAATTAAATTTGAGCAGGAAATTGAGGCGGTTACAACGGACTCCGTCATGATTACGGCCCATGGCGCTTCGGAAAAGTCGATCAACGAAATCAAAGCCAGAGGATTGAAGGTCCTGGAAGCAACCTGCCCATTGGTACACTTTGCGCATCGCTCGGTGGCCGAGTTGGCGAGGGACGGTTATCATCCGGTGATTATTGGCAAGCGCGACCATGTGGAAGTGCGCGGTCTCACGGGGGACTTGAAGGCGTTCGACGTTGTTCTGAGCGAAGCCGATATCGAGAATCTACAGGAGCGTGCCCGTTTTGGAATTGCGGCACAGACAACGCAACCGATTGAAAAAGTGCAGCGACTCGTCGGCATCGTCAGAAAGAAATTTCCCAATTCAGAAGTTCGATTTGTAGACACCGTGTGCCGTCCGACGAAACAACGCCAATTTGCAGCAGTTGAACTCGCACAAAAAAGTGACGTGGTAGTGGTGGTCGGCGGGGCGCATAGCAACAACACGCACGAACTGGTGAAAACATGTGGGCGATATTGTCCCCGGGTTCATCACGTGCAGTTCGCGAACGATTTGCGAAGCGAGTGGTTTGAGAATGCCGGGATAGTGGGAATTACAGCGGGAACTTCAACGCCTGACAGCACCATTAATGAGGTGGAACAGGCTCTGCGCCAGTTGGCCGACAAC
- a CDS encoding winged helix-turn-helix domain-containing protein — translation MSVNPEPFLNLDRVIHEKGRLAIMSLLAASPELSFTDLRNSLNMTDGNVTTHIRTLQEAGYISVAKTFQKNRPLTTCSLTPAGRKAFTTYINLLEEIVQQTKLK, via the coding sequence GTGAGCGTGAATCCAGAACCATTTCTCAACCTGGATCGTGTCATACACGAGAAGGGTCGCCTGGCAATTATGTCTCTGCTGGCCGCCTCGCCAGAGCTCTCATTTACGGATCTGCGCAACTCTTTGAACATGACCGACGGGAACGTAACCACGCACATTCGTACTTTGCAGGAAGCGGGTTATATATCGGTCGCAAAAACTTTTCAGAAAAATCGGCCGCTCACCACCTGTTCGTTGACTCCTGCCGGCAGAAAAGCTTTCACCACGTACATCAATTTGCTGGAGGAGATTGTCCAGCAAACCAAACTTAAATAA